Proteins encoded within one genomic window of Streptomyces profundus:
- a CDS encoding PhoH family protein, with translation MTQTPTHQPSPTDAATARFTVPAKHPMVTVLGSGDALLRVIERAFPATDIHVRGNEIRATGDPAEVRLVQRLFDEMMLVLRTGQPLSEDAVERSIAMLRGGNDEGTSPAQVLTQNILSNRGKTIRPKTLNQKRYVDAIDQHTIVFGIGPAGTGKTYLAMAKAVQALQSKMVNRIILTRPAVEAGERLGFLPGTLYEKIDPYLRPLYDALHDMLDPDSIPRLLSAGTIEVAPLAYMRGRTLNDAFIILDEAQNTSPEQMKMFLTRLGFESKIVITGDVTQVDLPGSTPSGLREVQAILDGVDDVHFSRLTSQDVVRHRLVGRIVDAYERYDDRTGK, from the coding sequence ATGACGCAGACACCCACACACCAGCCGAGCCCCACCGACGCGGCCACCGCGCGGTTCACCGTCCCGGCCAAGCACCCGATGGTCACTGTGCTGGGCTCGGGCGACGCGCTGTTGCGCGTCATCGAGCGGGCCTTCCCCGCCACCGACATCCACGTCCGGGGCAACGAGATCCGCGCCACCGGCGATCCGGCCGAGGTGCGGCTCGTGCAGCGCCTCTTCGACGAGATGATGTTGGTGCTCCGCACCGGTCAGCCGCTCTCCGAGGACGCTGTGGAGCGCTCCATCGCGATGCTGCGCGGCGGGAACGACGAGGGCACCAGCCCGGCGCAGGTGCTCACCCAGAACATCCTGTCCAACCGGGGCAAGACCATCCGCCCCAAGACGCTCAACCAGAAGCGCTATGTCGACGCCATCGACCAGCACACCATCGTCTTCGGCATCGGCCCGGCCGGCACGGGCAAGACGTATCTGGCGATGGCCAAGGCCGTCCAGGCGCTCCAGTCCAAGATGGTCAACCGCATCATCCTCACCCGCCCGGCCGTGGAGGCCGGCGAGCGGCTCGGGTTCCTGCCGGGCACGCTCTACGAGAAGATCGACCCGTATCTGCGTCCGCTCTACGACGCGCTGCACGACATGCTCGATCCGGACTCCATCCCCCGGCTGCTGAGCGCGGGCACGATCGAGGTGGCCCCGCTGGCCTACATGCGCGGCCGGACGCTCAACGACGCGTTCATCATCCTGGACGAGGCGCAGAACACCAGCCCGGAGCAGATGAAGATGTTCCTCACCCGGCTGGGCTTCGAGTCCAAGATCGTGATCACCGGGGATGTCACCCAGGTCGACCTCCCGGGCAGCACGCCGAGCGGGCTGCGCGAGGTGCAGGCGATCCTGGACGGCGTCGACGATGTGCACTTCTCCCGGCTCACCAGCCAGGACGTGGTGCGGCACAGGCTCGTCGGCCGCATCGTGGACGCGTACGAACGTTACGACGACCGGACCGGAAAGTAG
- a CDS encoding 16S rRNA (uracil(1498)-N(3))-methyltransferase: MSSAPVFLVESLAHADAGAPLTLDGPEGRHAVAVRRLRVGEEIVLSDGAGAGALGRVAEVAGRDRLTVEVVERRVEPAPAARITVVQALPKGDRGELAVSTMTETGVDAIVPWSASRCVTQWKGERGAKALERWRAAAREAAKQARRLRVPAVPEPLNTAGVARLLADAAFAGVLHESTDLPLATAALPPEGDLVLVVGPEGGVTEAELAAFTAAGATAYRLGPTVLRTSTAGPAAAAVLLTRTGRWS; the protein is encoded by the coding sequence ATGAGCAGCGCGCCCGTCTTTCTGGTCGAGTCCCTGGCGCACGCCGACGCGGGTGCGCCGCTGACGCTGGACGGCCCCGAGGGGCGTCACGCGGTGGCGGTGCGCCGGCTGCGGGTCGGCGAGGAGATCGTGCTCAGCGACGGCGCTGGCGCCGGCGCGCTGGGCCGGGTGGCCGAGGTCGCCGGGCGTGACCGGCTGACGGTCGAGGTCGTCGAGCGCCGAGTGGAGCCCGCGCCCGCCGCCCGGATCACGGTGGTGCAGGCCCTGCCCAAGGGCGACAGGGGCGAGTTGGCCGTGAGCACCATGACGGAGACCGGCGTGGACGCCATCGTGCCCTGGTCCGCGTCCCGTTGTGTCACCCAGTGGAAGGGCGAGCGCGGCGCCAAGGCGCTGGAGCGCTGGCGCGCCGCCGCCAGGGAGGCGGCCAAGCAGGCCCGCCGGCTGCGGGTGCCGGCGGTGCCTGAGCCCCTCAACACGGCGGGCGTGGCCCGCCTGTTGGCCGACGCCGCGTTCGCCGGCGTGCTGCACGAGTCCACGGACCTGCCGCTGGCCACGGCCGCGCTGCCGCCCGAGGGCGATCTCGTGCTCGTGGTGGGCCCCGAAGGGGGCGTCACCGAGGCCGAGTTGGCCGCCTTCACGGCGGCGGGCGCCACCGCGTACCGGCTCGGCCCCACCGTCCTCCGCACCTCGACGGCCGGCCCGGCCGCCGCCGCGGTGCTGCTCACCCGCACAGGCCGCTGGAGCTGA
- a CDS encoding 6-phospho-beta-glucosidase — protein sequence MRLTIIGGGGFRVPLVYRALLTAAGDGSPDRGSEVTLFDSDSTRVAVIARVLTALADGVPGAPRVRVAESLDAAVRDADFVFQAIRVGGTAGRVRDERAALAEGVLGQETVGAGGVLYGLRTIPVALRIAERVRALAPHAWLINFTNPAGMVTEAMASVLGHRVIGICDSPVGLVRRAAWAAGVDPAEVRFGYVGLNHLGWLNSLTHEGRDLLSGLLADDEALAGFEEGRLFGGELLRSLGTLPNEYLHYYYLGRETRRAADAAGGTRGEFLERQQGAFFTEAARDLEHAPALWEKTRLERERTYGAEQRAASGGGERDSRDLVGGGYEHVALDLMRAISGDRRTRLILNVRNAGTVPALPDDAIVETVCEVDAQGAHPVPCLSPGLAELGLMLQLKAVERATIAAASTRSSALARHALTLHPLVDSATTAERLLRNRLAMEPSA from the coding sequence ATGAGGCTCACGATCATCGGCGGCGGTGGGTTCCGTGTCCCCCTGGTATACCGGGCGCTACTGACAGCGGCGGGTGACGGCTCACCCGATCGCGGGAGCGAGGTGACGCTCTTCGACAGCGACTCGACCCGAGTGGCGGTCATCGCACGGGTGTTGACGGCGCTGGCGGACGGGGTGCCGGGAGCGCCGCGGGTGCGGGTCGCCGAATCCCTGGACGCGGCGGTGCGCGACGCGGACTTCGTCTTCCAGGCGATCAGGGTCGGCGGCACCGCCGGCCGGGTGCGCGACGAGCGGGCGGCGCTCGCCGAGGGGGTGCTGGGGCAGGAGACGGTGGGCGCCGGCGGGGTGCTCTACGGGCTGCGCACGATCCCGGTGGCGCTGCGGATCGCCGAGCGGGTGCGGGCGTTGGCGCCGCACGCCTGGCTGATCAACTTCACCAACCCGGCCGGCATGGTGACCGAGGCCATGGCCTCGGTGCTGGGGCACCGGGTGATCGGCATCTGCGACTCGCCGGTGGGTCTGGTGCGGCGCGCGGCGTGGGCGGCCGGCGTCGACCCGGCCGAGGTGCGGTTCGGCTATGTGGGGCTCAACCACCTGGGGTGGCTCAACTCCCTCACCCACGAGGGACGCGATCTGCTCTCCGGGCTGCTGGCCGATGACGAGGCGCTCGCCGGCTTCGAGGAGGGGCGGCTCTTCGGCGGTGAACTGCTGCGCTCGCTCGGCACATTGCCCAACGAGTACCTGCACTACTACTACCTGGGGCGGGAGACCCGGCGCGCGGCGGACGCGGCGGGCGGCACCCGGGGGGAGTTCCTGGAGCGCCAACAGGGCGCGTTCTTCACCGAGGCCGCGCGCGATCTCGAACACGCGCCGGCGCTCTGGGAGAAGACCCGGCTGGAGCGCGAGCGGACCTATGGCGCCGAGCAGCGCGCGGCCAGCGGCGGCGGGGAACGGGACAGCCGCGATCTGGTCGGCGGCGGCTACGAACATGTCGCGCTCGATCTGATGCGGGCCATCTCGGGCGATCGTCGCACTCGGCTGATCCTCAACGTCCGCAACGCGGGCACGGTGCCGGCGCTGCCGGACGACGCGATCGTGGAGACGGTCTGCGAGGTGGACGCCCAGGGCGCCCACCCGGTGCCCTGCCTCTCCCCCGGGCTCGCCGAGCTCGGCCTGATGCTCCAGCTCAAGGCCGTCGAACGAGCCACCATCGCGGCGGCTTCGACCCGTTCGTCGGCCCTCGCCCGGCACGCCCTGACACTGCACCCCCTGGTCGACTCGGCGACCACGGCCGAACGCCTCCTCCGCAACCGCCTCGCCATGGAACCGTCGGCCTAG
- the dnaJ gene encoding molecular chaperone DnaJ, with amino-acid sequence MATDYYAVLGVQRDASQDEIKKAFRRLARELHPDVNPDPKTQERFKEINTAYEVLSDPQKKQMYDLGGDPLGGASGAGAGFGAGFGNFSDIMDAFFGTASQRGPKSRTRRGQDAMIRLAIDLNEAAFGTTKEIQVDTATVCNSCNGEGAAPGTSAQTCDMCRGRGEVSQVTRSFLGQVMTSRPCPQCQGFGTVVPTPCPDCAGDGRVRTRHTLNVKIPAGVDNGTRIQLAGEGEVGPGGGPPGDLYVEIQEKPHAVFQRRGDDLHCTVTIPMTAASLGTQVPLETLDGQEELDIRPGTQSGQSIPLHGRGVTHLRGNGRGDLVVHVEVQTPGKLDPEQEELLRRLAKLRGEERPLGQFQPGQQGLFSRLKDAFNGR; translated from the coding sequence GTGGCGACGGACTACTACGCGGTCTTGGGCGTGCAGCGAGACGCCTCCCAGGACGAGATCAAGAAGGCATTTCGCCGGCTGGCCCGGGAGCTGCACCCGGATGTGAACCCGGACCCGAAGACGCAGGAGCGGTTCAAGGAGATCAACACCGCGTACGAGGTGCTCTCCGATCCGCAGAAGAAGCAGATGTACGACCTCGGCGGCGATCCGCTCGGGGGCGCTTCGGGCGCGGGCGCCGGATTCGGCGCCGGCTTCGGCAACTTCTCCGACATCATGGACGCCTTCTTCGGCACGGCGTCCCAGCGCGGCCCCAAGTCGCGTACCCGGCGCGGCCAGGACGCCATGATCCGGCTGGCCATCGACCTCAACGAGGCCGCCTTCGGCACCACCAAGGAAATCCAGGTGGACACCGCCACGGTGTGCAACTCGTGCAACGGCGAGGGCGCGGCGCCCGGCACCTCGGCGCAGACCTGCGACATGTGTCGCGGTCGCGGCGAGGTCTCCCAGGTCACCCGCTCGTTCCTCGGCCAGGTGATGACCTCCCGGCCCTGCCCGCAGTGCCAGGGCTTCGGCACGGTCGTGCCCACGCCCTGCCCGGACTGCGCCGGCGACGGCCGGGTCCGCACCCGGCACACGCTCAACGTCAAGATCCCCGCCGGCGTGGACAACGGCACCCGGATCCAGCTGGCCGGCGAGGGCGAGGTCGGCCCCGGCGGCGGCCCGCCCGGCGATCTCTATGTGGAGATCCAGGAGAAGCCGCACGCGGTCTTCCAGCGCAGGGGCGACGATCTGCACTGCACGGTCACCATCCCGATGACGGCCGCCTCCCTCGGCACCCAGGTACCGCTGGAGACGTTGGACGGCCAGGAGGAGTTGGACATCCGCCCGGGCACGCAGTCCGGCCAGTCCATCCCGCTGCACGGCCGGGGCGTCACGCATCTGCGCGGCAACGGCCGGGGCGATCTGGTGGTGCATGTCGAGGTACAGACCCCGGGCAAGCTCGACCCCGAGCAGGAGGAGCTGCTCCGGCGGCTCGCCAAACTCCGTGGCGAGGAACGGCCGTTGGGCCAGTTCCAGCCGGGACAGCAGGGCCTTTTCTCCCGCCTGAAGGATGCGTTCAACGGGCGATGA
- a CDS encoding methionine/alanine import family NSS transporter small subunit: MSASAIVMMSISMLIVWGGLLLAVLNLRGHPDAPEPTADDVPHPL, from the coding sequence ATGTCGGCATCAGCGATCGTGATGATGAGCATCTCCATGCTGATCGTCTGGGGCGGCCTGCTCCTGGCCGTCCTCAACCTGCGCGGCCACCCCGACGCCCCGGAGCCAACCGCCGACGACGTCCCGCACCCGCTCTGA
- a CDS encoding ABC transporter substrate-binding protein, with the protein MSGMVNQTQPGSPVLIGALAPLTRPGWVEAGHQLLAGMELAAQEVNAAGGIGGAPVELLVRDTAADPRRASAAVDELAGLGVAALAGEYHSVVARAVAARADALGLPFLCSSAVLDALTDGPTDHVARIAPAQSHGWRIYADFLIGAGHLRIAVATQPSVYWASGTRLLRDRLAASGGDVVELDLSALAPDALGDRLVDSGATALLLLVGHPEPAVSIVRSVRRDPRLAGIMIGAPAGQPEFAEWARELGDEGAAIPFLRYLPERLGPLGARVGTALRERLGEAPSFVAFEGHDTITVLAEVLRARADQPWPLVDVEGTRGRITFSPPPGGGVWQWARPPVQVVDRDPGDPTRLRIRHPG; encoded by the coding sequence ATGTCCGGCATGGTCAACCAAACGCAACCCGGTTCACCCGTCCTCATCGGCGCTCTCGCTCCGTTGACCAGACCCGGCTGGGTGGAGGCCGGCCACCAGCTGCTCGCCGGGATGGAGTTGGCCGCTCAGGAAGTCAACGCCGCCGGCGGGATCGGCGGCGCGCCGGTCGAGTTGCTGGTCCGGGACACCGCGGCCGATCCGCGGCGGGCGTCGGCGGCCGTGGACGAGCTGGCCGGCCTGGGCGTGGCCGCCCTGGCGGGTGAGTACCACAGCGTCGTCGCCCGCGCCGTCGCCGCCCGGGCGGACGCGCTGGGCCTACCGTTCCTCTGCTCCTCAGCGGTGCTCGACGCGCTCACCGATGGGCCGACGGACCATGTCGCGCGGATCGCGCCCGCGCAGTCCCACGGCTGGCGGATCTACGCCGACTTCCTCATCGGCGCCGGCCACCTTCGCATCGCCGTGGCGACCCAGCCGAGCGTCTACTGGGCATCGGGGACCCGCCTGCTGCGGGACCGACTCGCCGCGTCCGGCGGCGATGTCGTCGAACTGGACCTGTCCGCGCTCGCCCCCGACGCCCTGGGCGACCGGCTCGTCGACAGCGGCGCGACGGCCCTTCTGCTGCTGGTCGGCCATCCGGAGCCGGCGGTGTCGATCGTCAGATCCGTCCGCCGCGACCCGCGCCTCGCCGGGATCATGATCGGCGCCCCGGCCGGGCAGCCGGAGTTCGCGGAATGGGCGAGGGAGCTGGGCGACGAGGGCGCCGCGATCCCCTTTCTGCGCTATCTGCCCGAGCGCCTCGGCCCGCTCGGCGCGCGGGTCGGGACGGCGCTCCGCGAGCGACTGGGCGAAGCGCCGTCCTTTGTCGCCTTCGAGGGCCATGACACGATCACCGTCCTCGCCGAGGTGCTGCGGGCGCGTGCCGACCAGCCCTGGCCGCTCGTCGATGTCGAAGGCACCAGGGGTCGGATCACGTTCTCCCCCCCGCCGGGCGGCGGCGTCTGGCAGTGGGCCCGGCCGCCGGTCCAGGTCGTCGACCGGGATCCGGGTGACCCGACCCGCCTCCGGATCCGCCACCCCGGCTGA
- a CDS encoding histidine triad nucleotide-binding protein has product MAGEPQADCLFCKIVSGDVPATVVRETATTVAFQDINPQAPSHVLVIPRAHYPDAASLAEAEPETAADVLREAGAVAAQEKVAGNGYRMVFNTGAGAGQTVFHAHAHVLGGRGLNWPPG; this is encoded by the coding sequence ATGGCCGGAGAACCGCAGGCCGACTGCCTGTTCTGCAAGATCGTGTCCGGCGATGTGCCGGCGACCGTGGTCAGGGAGACGGCGACCACCGTCGCGTTCCAGGACATAAACCCCCAGGCGCCCAGCCATGTGCTGGTGATCCCCCGCGCGCACTACCCGGACGCCGCCTCGCTGGCCGAGGCCGAGCCGGAGACGGCCGCCGACGTGCTGCGCGAGGCCGGTGCCGTGGCCGCCCAGGAGAAGGTGGCGGGCAACGGCTACCGCATGGTCTTCAACACCGGTGCGGGCGCCGGGCAGACGGTCTTCCACGCCCACGCCCACGTACTGGGCGGACGCGGCCTCAACTGGCCGCCCGGCTGA
- the ybeY gene encoding rRNA maturation RNase YbeY, with translation MAIEVNNESGDPLDERAILDIARYTLARMRIHPLSELSVIAVDAAAMERLHLQWMDLPGPTDVMSFPMDELRPPMKEDEEPVQGLLGDVVLCPEVAREQGEAAPTRHSMDAELQLLTVHGVLHLLGYDHEEPTERAEMFGLQQAIVDGWRAERGLSGPSPAPTLT, from the coding sequence ATGGCGATCGAGGTCAACAACGAATCCGGTGACCCACTCGACGAACGGGCCATTCTCGACATCGCCCGCTACACGCTGGCACGGATGCGGATCCACCCGCTGTCCGAGCTGTCCGTGATCGCGGTGGACGCGGCGGCCATGGAGCGACTCCACCTCCAGTGGATGGACCTCCCCGGCCCCACGGACGTGATGTCGTTCCCGATGGACGAGCTGCGGCCACCCATGAAGGAAGACGAGGAGCCCGTGCAGGGTCTGCTCGGCGATGTGGTGCTCTGCCCCGAGGTGGCGCGCGAGCAGGGCGAGGCCGCGCCGACGCGGCACTCGATGGACGCCGAGCTGCAACTGCTCACCGTGCACGGGGTGCTCCACCTGCTGGGCTACGACCACGAGGAGCCCACCGAACGCGCCGAGATGTTCGGACTCCAGCAGGCCATCGTCGACGGCTGGCGGGCCGAGCGCGGTCTGTCGGGTCCCTCGCCGGCCCCCACGCTGACATGA
- a CDS encoding sodium-dependent transporter, with product MAEQPQREQWGSRLGFLMAAIGSAIGLGNIWRFPAVTYEHGGGAFLVPYLLALLTAGIPLLILEYTIGRKYRSSPPGALRQLARPAEAIGWWQVAICFVVATYYAAILAWAIRYTGFSFTQAWGDDPEGFLNNEFLNLNETPGEVSTFVPGVAWPLIAVWVLTLVILGLGIRRGIERANIVFIPLLVAFFLVLVVRALTLDGASLGLDALFSPDWGKLTDGGVWVAAYGQIFFSLSVGFGIMITYASYLHRKSDLTGSAMVAAFANSSFEILAGVAVFATLGFMAMDAGVGVSQVSSSGVGLAFVAFPAIISEMPMGAFFGVLFFVSLVIAGLTSLISIVQVIVAAVQDRTGLRRVPAVLSVGGAVSVVSVLLFANDSGLYFLDVSDRFINQYGIALAGLVLLITVSWGLRLLPALQRNADATSSIGLGVWWRICLGVITPVVLTWMMVDSLIGELDENYEGYSTSFLLWGGWSVAVGALLVGVLLTLLSRRGSRPRSSERGSETERTH from the coding sequence ATGGCCGAACAGCCGCAACGCGAACAGTGGGGCAGCCGTCTCGGCTTCCTCATGGCCGCCATTGGATCAGCCATCGGGCTGGGCAACATCTGGCGGTTCCCCGCGGTCACCTACGAGCACGGCGGCGGGGCGTTCCTCGTCCCCTACCTGCTGGCGCTGCTCACCGCGGGCATCCCGCTGCTGATCCTGGAGTACACGATCGGGCGGAAGTACCGTTCGTCGCCGCCCGGCGCCCTGCGTCAACTCGCCCGACCCGCCGAGGCGATCGGCTGGTGGCAGGTCGCGATCTGCTTCGTGGTGGCCACCTACTACGCGGCGATCCTCGCCTGGGCGATCCGCTACACCGGCTTCTCCTTCACCCAGGCGTGGGGCGACGATCCCGAGGGATTCCTCAACAACGAGTTCCTGAACCTGAACGAGACGCCCGGCGAGGTCTCCACCTTCGTGCCCGGCGTCGCCTGGCCGCTGATCGCCGTGTGGGTCCTGACGTTGGTCATCCTCGGCCTCGGCATCCGGCGCGGCATCGAGCGGGCCAACATCGTCTTCATCCCCCTGCTGGTCGCCTTCTTCCTGGTGCTGGTGGTGCGGGCGCTGACCCTGGACGGCGCGAGCCTCGGCCTGGACGCGCTGTTCTCCCCTGACTGGGGCAAGCTGACCGATGGCGGCGTGTGGGTGGCGGCCTACGGCCAGATCTTCTTCTCGCTCTCGGTCGGCTTCGGCATCATGATCACCTACGCCTCCTACCTGCACCGGAAGTCGGATCTCACCGGTTCGGCGATGGTCGCCGCGTTCGCCAACAGCTCGTTCGAGATCCTGGCCGGCGTGGCCGTCTTCGCCACGCTGGGCTTCATGGCGATGGACGCGGGCGTCGGGGTCTCCCAGGTCTCGTCCAGCGGCGTGGGGCTGGCGTTTGTGGCGTTCCCGGCGATCATCTCCGAGATGCCGATGGGCGCCTTCTTCGGTGTGCTGTTCTTCGTGTCGCTGGTGATCGCCGGGTTGACGTCGTTGATCAGCATCGTGCAGGTGATCGTCGCGGCCGTGCAGGACCGGACGGGCCTGCGGCGGGTGCCGGCGGTGCTGAGCGTGGGCGGCGCGGTGTCCGTGGTCTCCGTGTTGCTCTTCGCCAACGACAGCGGCCTCTACTTCCTGGACGTCTCCGACCGATTCATCAACCAGTACGGCATCGCGCTGGCCGGTCTGGTGCTGCTGATCACCGTCAGCTGGGGCCTGCGTCTACTCCCGGCGCTGCAACGGAACGCCGACGCGACCTCGTCCATCGGCCTGGGTGTGTGGTGGCGGATCTGCCTCGGGGTGATCACGCCCGTGGTGCTCACCTGGATGATGGTGGACAGCCTGATCGGCGAACTCGACGAGAACTACGAGGGCTACTCGACGTCCTTCCTGCTCTGGGGCGGCTGGTCGGTCGCGGTCGGCGCGCTGCTGGTGGGCGTGTTGTTGACCCTGCTCTCGCGGCGCGGCTCCCGCCCCCGCTCGTCCGAGCGGGGTTCCGAGACGGAGAGGACCCACTGA
- a CDS encoding PfkB family carbohydrate kinase, translating into MTPLNDPPRSCLIDPLAGLRAPGDAAPDVYLTGTVFLDIIFTGLDSAPVRGTESWARGMGSSPGGVANMATALARLGLRTSLAAAFGDDKYGEYCWETLERGEGIDLSLSRTVAGWHSPVTVSMAYEGERTMVSHGHEAPPSRPEPAGASPPGARSAVASLTPGRPQEWIGRAAASGTLIFADTGWDETGVWDLSALPDLAHCEAFLPNAAEALRYTRADDPRAAAHALAERVPIAVVTMGADGAYGVDARTGEAAQVPAIVVEALDTTGAGDVFMAGFVTATLAGWPLADRLALAGLTASLSVQEFGGSLSAPGWAEIAAWWRRTQALTPDDGVEHASLERYAFLSELLPGEDRPLPRRRAVPTLGFRG; encoded by the coding sequence GTGACCCCTCTCAACGACCCCCCGCGGAGCTGTCTGATCGACCCGCTCGCCGGACTGCGCGCGCCCGGCGACGCCGCCCCCGACGTCTATCTCACCGGCACCGTCTTCCTGGACATCATCTTCACGGGGCTCGACTCGGCGCCCGTGCGCGGCACGGAGTCCTGGGCCAGGGGGATGGGCTCAAGCCCGGGCGGCGTCGCCAACATGGCGACCGCGCTGGCCCGTCTCGGCCTGCGCACCAGCCTGGCCGCCGCGTTCGGCGACGACAAGTACGGCGAGTACTGCTGGGAGACGCTGGAGCGCGGCGAGGGGATCGATCTCTCCCTCTCCCGCACGGTCGCCGGATGGCACTCGCCCGTCACGGTCTCCATGGCCTACGAGGGCGAGCGCACCATGGTCTCGCACGGCCACGAGGCACCCCCCTCCCGCCCTGAGCCGGCCGGGGCCAGCCCGCCGGGCGCCCGCTCGGCCGTGGCCTCGCTGACGCCGGGGCGTCCGCAGGAGTGGATCGGCCGGGCCGCCGCCTCCGGCACGCTGATCTTCGCCGACACCGGCTGGGACGAGACGGGCGTCTGGGATCTGTCGGCGCTGCCCGATCTGGCGCACTGCGAGGCGTTCCTGCCCAACGCCGCCGAGGCCCTGCGCTACACCCGTGCGGACGACCCGAGGGCCGCAGCCCACGCGCTGGCCGAGCGGGTGCCCATCGCCGTGGTCACCATGGGCGCCGACGGCGCCTACGGGGTGGACGCGCGCACCGGGGAGGCGGCCCAGGTGCCGGCCATCGTGGTGGAGGCGCTGGACACCACGGGCGCGGGGGACGTGTTCATGGCCGGCTTCGTCACCGCGACGCTGGCCGGCTGGCCGCTGGCCGACCGGCTGGCGCTCGCCGGGCTGACGGCCTCCCTCTCCGTGCAGGAGTTCGGCGGCTCGCTCTCGGCGCCCGGCTGGGCCGAGATCGCCGCCTGGTGGCGCAGGACGCAGGCGCTCACCCCGGACGACGGCGTCGAACACGCCTCGCTTGAGCGCTACGCCTTCCTCTCCGAGCTGCTGCCCGGCGAGGACAGGCCCCTGCCGCGCCGCCGCGCCGTCCCCACGCTCGGCTTCCGGGGCTGA
- a CDS encoding ribonuclease Z → MSVRELVVLGTASQVPTRRRNHNGYVLRWDGEGVLFDPGEGTQRQLLLAGVSAHALTRICVTHFHGDHALGLAGVIQRVHLDRVPHPVRVHYPASGQRYFERLRYATAYREAAELQPLPVEDDGVLDETPAFTLSALRLSHPVEAFGYRLVEPAGRRMVPELLAAHGVTGPDIGRLRRTGRLGEVTLEQVSVERPGQRFAFVMDTRLCDAVHQLAADCDLLVIESTFLERDAALADEYGHLTAAQAARVAARARVRHLVLTHFSQRYQDPGAFAEEARAAGFTGTLTVADDLTRVPVPSRATH, encoded by the coding sequence GTGTCGGTCCGTGAGCTGGTGGTGCTCGGCACGGCCAGCCAGGTGCCCACTCGGCGGCGCAACCACAACGGCTATGTGCTGCGGTGGGACGGCGAGGGCGTGCTCTTCGACCCGGGCGAGGGCACCCAGCGGCAGCTGTTGCTGGCCGGGGTCAGCGCGCACGCGCTGACCCGGATCTGCGTCACCCACTTCCATGGCGACCACGCGCTCGGCCTGGCCGGGGTGATCCAACGGGTGCATCTGGACCGGGTTCCGCATCCGGTGCGGGTGCACTATCCGGCGAGCGGCCAGCGGTACTTCGAGCGGCTGCGCTACGCCACGGCCTACCGCGAGGCCGCGGAGCTCCAGCCGCTGCCGGTCGAGGACGACGGCGTGCTCGACGAGACGCCGGCCTTCACGCTGAGCGCGCTGCGGCTCTCCCATCCGGTGGAGGCGTTCGGCTACCGGCTGGTCGAGCCGGCCGGTCGGCGGATGGTGCCCGAGCTGCTGGCGGCGCACGGTGTCACCGGGCCCGACATCGGTCGGCTGCGCCGCACGGGGCGTCTGGGGGAGGTGACCCTGGAGCAGGTGAGCGTGGAGCGCCCGGGCCAGCGCTTCGCGTTCGTGATGGACACCAGGCTCTGCGACGCGGTCCACCAACTGGCCGCAGACTGCGATCTGTTGGTGATCGAGTCCACCTTCCTGGAACGGGACGCCGCGCTGGCCGACGAGTACGGGCATCTGACGGCGGCGCAGGCCGCCCGGGTGGCTGCCCGGGCGCGGGTGCGGCATCTGGTCCTGACCCACTTCTCGCAGCGCTACCAGGACCCGGGCGCCTTCGCCGAAGAGGCCCGCGCCGCCGGCTTCACCGGCACCCTCACCGTCGCCGACGACCTCACCCGCGTCCCCGTCCCGTCCCGCGCCACCCACTGA